TACAATTACCTCATGTACAGCAATGTCAGCTATGTTGACTGGTAAAAGTCATGTTTTCATCGGATTGACAAATTCACTCTTCTTTCCCAACTTCTTTTTAACTCTTACAAATATGATCACCTTCGACCTCTTCAGCTTTGACGATCCAGGTCAACATGGATCAGGCAGGCATATGAATCACATGTTGCCTGAAATTCCAAAGAAGTATTTTCGAAAGGGTGCACAGGTAAACAGTTTTCATTGATCTAGTAATAATGCTCAACCAACCTGATGCATTGAATAACAAAACGCTTAGGAATATAAGGAATTGGTTCTGTTTCAGTGCTTGTATATCCTTGTTCGTATTTATGAACCCAAATTTAAGTTTTGACCCCCAAATTACTTTGTCATGCAGTGGTTCACCATGAAGCGACAACATGCTGTAGCAACTATGGCAGACAGTCTTTACTACTCTAAATTCCGGGATTACTGCGGGGTGCGTATCAGCAAAACCCCTAAAATAGATGTAATATACCTTACAAAAGGCAGAACATCTATGGAAAGAAACCATTAATTAACAACAAGGCCtacgttttgttttcttcagccAGGCATAGAGAACAACAAGAACTGCATAGCTGATGAACACTATCTGCCAACATTCTTTCATGTAAGAACTCATTGTCAactcaaaaaggaaaaaaggaataTCTCCTATTCTCTCTTCATCTCTTATATATATCGGTTGCAGATGCTCGATCCCACTGGCATTTCTAACTGGACTGTAACAAAAGTTGATTGGTCTGAAAGAAAGTGGCATCCCAAAACATATATGCCTGAGGATATCACACACGAGTTACTAACCAACCTCACGGTAACCAAACACTACCCACTATGCATCAGTTTCTTCCATAGCTTTGATTAAGAATAAGACTAAGTCTTACATTCTGTTTTGTTTACATCTGCAGTCTACTGACACAGTTGTGCATGTCACAAGTGTTGGGATGGTACGCGCTTATAAAACCAGTTTTTCTATCATAAGTTCAGCTCTGatcttttataataaattttatacaaaacaaacaccTTTCATTTGGCTAATATAGGGTGAAGAAATATGGATGCCTTGTATATGGAACGGAATCAAAAGACCTTGCTACTTGTTTGGAAGAAAATTTCACCCGGATACACTCGATAAACTCTTGGATCTCTTCTCAAATTACACAAGAACGGTCACTTGGAATTTGTGATTAAAAGGTTATTTTCTTCTAGACACACTCACATTCTTTGACCAATGTTCGATTCCCCACACACATGAATCCCAAATTGCCTTTGGAGCTGTAACACTAGAAGTCTAGAAGCTTTAGGAGGTATGAGATGTCTTCTCATAATATGATTCATTTGATTGGAAGGAGACGTTGGTTTTATTCttcattactctgttttttttggctatatATCTCACTTGTTACTTTTTTACTGTtgtaaaaaggagaattttAGACTGgttgcatttttttctttcttttggatcgattttgttttgtgttcagAATGTTGAACAAACAAAAGTTATACAggtttatagagtttttttgcacgtatatatatgttctttggttttgaccaaaaacatcataaataaaaaacatactGACCAACATTGTCTTTGTTAGTAACTAGTAAGCACGGCCACGGATATACTTAtcacaaaccaaaatattttggtaaaacaGTTTTTGAACTGGTAAAGAAATCTATCcaaatataacaattaatttttgttgttaagaCTTAAAACTTGGTATCCCAATTGAAATAGGACTTTGTAATTACTCTTTTGCTCGATATAAATAAACGCGTAAACTTGTGAtctatttgacaaaaaaaaacttgtgatcTCTGTCTAGCTCAGAAAAAGAAGACCTAGTTGACCCTTATCTCCAAGCCACCATCAATGTCCACTCGATTGGGAAAAACcagcttattcttcttcttcatcatcgtcttcctGGTCTTGCATTTTGTGGGAGCTTCTGAGGCTCGCAATCTTCAGCCACGCATCATCATTCCTGAACAAATCCAAATAAACCATAATCAAATTGAGGAATATGACCCACTCAAGGAGGATGCCAAGTTAGCATATTTTGGTGACCTAGTCA
The sequence above is a segment of the Camelina sativa cultivar DH55 chromosome 10, Cs, whole genome shotgun sequence genome. Coding sequences within it:
- the LOC104720059 gene encoding uncharacterized protein LOC104720059 encodes the protein MSTRLGKTSLFFFFIIVFLVLHFVGASEARNLQPRIIIPEQIQINHNQIEEYDPLKEDAKLAYFGDLVKDNARSAYYAYLHTKRLNTFGTNWQWRIDVLLLLAIFSLFFTDLCFRVFFCIASKYSSRFSKYV